aaacataaaaaaaaaggaattttatttcacaaaaagaaGTTTCTAATCAAATGTCTTATTTTATATTAGAAGTATGTCCAGTCAAATgtctaaaaacatattaataaaaacaaaataaaagaagtcatttttatttttttatttttttttattttaatgcttctgggtttatttatttttatgagattTTGTTGAATAAGTCACCAATAATATAGATAGAATTTTGTATAGTTACATTTATGCATCTTTCTACATCTGTATATATCTGTAGCCTAAATGTCAAAACCAAAATGACATCCTGGTTGCAGGTACTGCACTGATGACGTCCTGCTGGGGGAGATGATGTCAGACCCCATGCTGGAGCATTATGGGGTGGTGGTGATAGACCAGGCCCACGAGAGGACCGTGAGCACTGATGTTCTGCTGGGTCTGCTGAGAGAGGTGCTTCTCCAGCGGCCCGAGCTCAAGGTGGTGGTGCTGTCCGCCCCTCCTGCTTCAGAAACGCTCCTCACGCACTACGGGAACGTCCCACGCCTGCACCTGGACGCCCCGTGCGCTGGTGAAGTGAtccacagcaacagcagcagcgcTGAAGTCTTCTATTCTGCTCTGAGACTCACGCTGGAGGTCCATCGGTCCAGAGAGCCAGGAGACGTAGCTGTGTTTCTAGCTTCAGAGCAGGTGAGATGAAGTGTGTTAGTGGATAAGAACAAGCTCGTGAACTTTTATGCATTACAATTAATTGTAGCAACCTGGAATGATCCAAGAGCTGGAGAGATGAGAATTAACACTAAAAGTGAAtatttgatgaatgaatgaatgtatgcatgaatgtgtaaatgaatgtgtgaaaggatgaatggatggatggacggatgaatGAGTGAATGcgtgaatggatgaatgaatgcgtgaaaggatgaataaatgaatgaatgcgtGAAAGAATGAATTAGTGaatgtgtgaatgaatgagtgagtgaatgaatgaatgtatgtgtgGATGAATGTGAAAATGGATGaatgtgttaattaattaattaatgcatgaataaataaatgaatgtaggaatgaatgaatgagtgagcgAATGAATGCAGGAATGcgtgaatggatgaatgaataaatgaatggatgaatgaatgagtaaatgaATGTATGTGTGAATGAATAAGTGAATGAATGTGTAAATTTATGaatgtgtgaataaataaatgcatggatgcgtgagtgaatgagtgaatgcaACAGCTCACTGATCAAATAGATAAGAGCCTTTGTTAATTggtacactaatgttcaaaagtttttgtgtttgaaaaaagtctcagccactgctgcatttatttgagcaaaaatacaataaaaacagtaatattgtgaaataattttgcagtttaaatcagctgttttatttttgattatattgtaaaatgaaatgaattccAGTGATgcaacattttcagcatcattactccagtcttcagtgtcacatgatcttcagaaatcattctaatatactgatttgctgcttaagaaacatttctgattatcatcaatgttgaaaacagttgtgctgctacatgtttttgttgaaacttACTGTGATAGGTTTTTTGTTCATAGGAAGTTCAGTGGAAATAGCATTCTtttgtacattataaatgtctttgctgtcattaCTGTTCACACTTAGATGTCATTGTGATATGCTGTGTGTAAATATGAGTCCCATCTTCAAGTAACCTTTCTAACAGCACACCAACAAGGGAACTAGCTGCACGCAGAAAAAGGGGTTGGAGGTTGTCCAAATAATCGTAACTTTTAGCAGTAGCAATAGTTATGCTTGCTGTAGTGAACAGGACTAACACAGTGTTCTCCATGATGACAATGACATTGTTGTGTTCAGCACAGTCAGCAGTGTCTGAATGAATATGTCCACTCAGCTCTTCCACTCTGCCCTGTAAAATCACATTAATGCCAAATACTAAGATTTGACTAGTTACTTTAATCAATCACAATTATTACAGACTGTTACCAATCACTTTTTTCAACATCAACAAATGGTGGAACAGTAGCTGTATCTgacatggcattttttttatgactgtttaATGCTGTTCATGTACATGTATTTGTGCAAAAATTGCATAATGCACAGTAAAtagcctataaattaaaaaaacagtaactcATTAGATGGTGAAGCTGCTAtatcataacaaaattactgTTGATTATTGCTCTTGATATTCTAGTAATTTTGTGGGGAAATAAAAGCAGTCATATTTTGACAGACAAAAGCTAACAGCTGTTTATGAATTTGTTTGTTGCTTTGTACAGATTAGAAATTCAAGACCCTTtgtagcatgaaaaacaaaacggTTAATTTGCAGAAACTAAGTCTTTTGTATCTTTTCTGCACTTTGATGTTTATAATGATGAGCgaattcacaaatgcaaaataaaaagtcaGCGAGAAGTGCACTAAACAACTGTTTTCTCCGATGGCGAATcaaaagcctgtgtgtgtgtgtttcaggaggtGCTCTGTGCCTGTAATATTCTCACTAAAGAAGCATCCAGGATGAGTGTATCTCTGGGAGAGCTGAAAGCACTTCCGCTGTGTCCCAGATACTCCGGAATGTGTCCACCAATCACAGAAAGCCCACAGACGAGTAGGCGGGTCTTTGTTTCCTGTAGCCAATCAGAGGATCTGTTCTGGCTGGTGGACACCGTTACTTTTGTCATCGATACTGGAGTAGAGAAGAGATTAGTGAGTGTGCTGAAAACTACATTCGATGTTGGTTTTGTAGCTTTTCGAATAAAAATTTCACCATTCTGCAAATGTATTTGAGCAgtccaaaaataattatttggaaGTGTTGTAAATTGATATTTTCTGTGGtgttgtgtgtaggtgtataACCCACGAGTGAGAGCCAGTTCAGAGGTCATCCGACCCATCAGTAAATGTCAAGCAGAAATCCGTAAACGACTGACCGGAGCAACAGGTGTGTACGgtttaatagaaatattatttaataaattattactttataatttttattattattatgtaatattatatttactatttaatagattattactttgtaattattattattattatttaatattatatttattatttaataaataattactttataatttgtattattattatttaatattatatttatcatttaataaattattttataatttttatattatatataacattattttctgattataatcagattctaagaaaatgattttcaaaaaaccTAAGAAGTGATTAAAATTAGCTCTCCGTTAAGCACTTTTGAAGTGTTGAAAATTTTGAAGAGGAATAAAAAGCACTGAAATGAAGCACTTGAGCTTTAAATCAGCTACATGTAATTTCACAGCATTTGTTTGGCTGCTCAGTGGAGAGTCATTGTCAGTAGTGAATCAGtgctgaatgtgtttgtttgaagGGAAGTGCTTCTGTTTGTATCCTGAGGACGTTCAGCTGCCCGCTGAGATCCCTCCTCGCATTCTGGAGTCCAACATCACGTCAACAGTGCTCTATCTGAAGAGGATGGAGACGGCCGGGATCGGACACTGTGACTTCATCAGCAGACCTGGTGGGTcagatttcatttcaatttaGAGAGGATTTCACAGTGGCATATGAGagctttaataataacaataataatacgtttattttatatagcgcctttctgCAAACTCAAGAGAGAGCTGTCTGCATTCAGCTTTACCAATGAGTAGAATGTCAGTAAACTATGGAAgcccccaaaaaatttaattgcgactctttatttcacatttctgactttttttctcaccattGTTGTAAAAAACgcagaattcagactttttcttgcaataacaagtttatattttgcaattctgttttttgttttcgccacagaataaaaaataaaaacgtaattgtgactttttatctcacaattatgccttttttcttgtaattgtgagtttatcttACAATTCGGactttttaaagtttataaatttgctaaactgaatttatatctcacaattctgagtttatatcttacaaaatCTCacaatctcgcaattctgaatttatatctgacaaaatatcgcaattctgagtttatatcggaccaaatctcgcaattctgagtttatatcttgcagttttcgcttgtatctcacaattatgagtttgtcacaattctgaatttatatctcacacaATCTCACCATTCTGTGTTAATAGCTTCCAGTTCTAAATTGCAAagggaaaaagtcagaatgatcttttttaatttttcattgtttaattttttatccaaGCTTCCATAATAAAGGTTCCAGGTTTAGTCTGTAAAGTCTCACTGTAGTCTATAATTGTAGCTGTTTTGAAGCTGTATGGATGGGTTTCTGGTTCCTGACTGGCGTTCGGTCATGTGTGCTGAACTGAGAGCTCTTCTGTCTGCTGTGTTACACTCTTTGTTTCTGCTCACTGTTTGGACGGTGGGAAGctcagaggagaaagagagaaattcaTTAGTGACCAAACAGACACAATACACCGGAAGAGAAGGGCTCAGTCAGTGGGAAAACATGGAGAACCGTCCGTCGAAATCAAGggatttatttttagaaataccAGAGACAACTGCCCACACTTGTTTCATTAGTTAACACATTTAATAAGTCGCAGAAggacacatttgcatgttttttgcttttttttccactTGCAGATCCCGAGGGCCTCATGCAGGCGTTGGAGGAGCTCGATTATCTCGCTGCTTTGGACAACGACGGAAACCTGTCTGAGATGGGCATCATCATGTCAGAGCTTCCTCTGGATCCGCAGATGGCCAAGGCTCTGTTAGCGTCCTGCGAGTTTGACTGCGCTAGCGAGATGCTAACCATCGCGGCAATGCTCACAGGTAATGCTTGAACACAGTCTGTAAAATGTGGCAAACTGATTTTCAATGACTTACAGCCAGTCTGCCATGTGTTATATAGTTTTCTTatttatagatattattattattattattattactatattatattaatattatccatatttattattaatcaaagacaataaaatgaacatttaattaatttttaatgtcatgGATGGGTTATATagagacattaaaataaagaaataaatgacatattttatatattattaatagtattatataacgtttttaaataacttatgcatgtaatgtatttattattaataaaatgtaactatataaatatgtgtgtattaatacaattaaattaaattaaaaaattaaatatatagttgaattttattgcattaattttaaatattaataaaattataaatataaataataaatgtgtatatatatatatatatatatatatatatatatatatatatatatatatatatatatatatatatatatatatatatatatatatatatataattttttttttttcagttattcagGTATTTATTcttagaaagaaaacaaattaataaaattaaaaaaattagaaattaataaatagttattAGAAATGAACTCAATAAAGTTAGGAATTATATAAAtgtcttatataaatatattgtttacaataaataaatatatttaagttacAAATCATCATGCTTCGTGGCATCATTTCTATGTTCTATGAGGACTCTTGGTAGTGAAGTATGTTATTAATGCACAAGCGGGTTGAGAAAGTACCATATATATACTCCACCATATATTTTGAGCTCCATCTGTCTTCATGCATCTGTTCCCATCAGCACCAAGCTGCTTCATGGAGCCTCCCGTCGGCATGGTAACAGAAGTCATGCGCTGTCATATGAAGCTCCAGCATCCCGAGGGCGACCACTTCACCCTCATCAACATCTACAACACCTTCAAACGCAGCCAGAAGGAACCATGTGAGCGCCGCTCCTCCTCTCATGAATGCTCCGGTGAAGAGCGAGAGTGTGTtaagcgtctgtgtgtgtgtgtgtgtcagatttcAGTCAGGAGCAGTGGTGTGAGGAGTACTTCCTGTGCTGTGACGCCCTGCAGACCGCAGACGCCATCAGAGCTCAACTCACAGACATCCTCAAACGCATCGAGCTGCCCGTTTCAGAAGCAGCCTTCGGCACCAAAACCAACGCACTCAACATCAAGAGAGCGCTGCTCGCGGGCTACTTCATGCAGGTCTGAAAACATGGTTTTATGGACATATacataaagttttttgtttaatgttgtaatgtattatataattgaagtgtgtttttttgtttttttatttaatgttttatttaatcattatttacatttttatttattacattttgagctatttttttttttactcattaattTCTCCGAGGTACACTTATAATGGTAGTAAGGTTTCGTAAACATTTTTgagctatattttttatttatttattttattcactcaTTTCCCCAGGTTCATTTAATATTAgcaaaatttaataaacaatttttcacAGGTGCTtacctatatttatttatttttattattattttattttattcactaatTTCCCTAAGGTCCACTTAGAGTTTTAGTAAAGTTTCATAACTATTTTTGAGTTATATTTACGTATTTgctagtattttaaatattttttttagtgaggTCCAGTTATAATGTTTGTATAAGTTTCATAACCTTCAGAAAGTTTTTagctgtatgtatatttatttaaaagactatttggtaatttgttaattaatttttatttatttatgcattcattgtCCACTGTCAGTGTCCATTTCTGTTAgtaaagtttcatttatttcaatttatatttaaaaaaaattttatttattgtttgtcattttgatgtttttttttttttttttatttaccttttaacaaattgttttctaacaaaaaaaaaaaaatttagagctgttagtACAAAAACTTTTTAGTCCAAAcagctttttaattaaatgtgtgacTCGGTTTAATCTCATTTGAGCAGGTTTTGAGCTTGAATTTGAAGTGTCAGTCATGAATGTGTCCCTCAGATCGCCAGAGATGTGGACGGTTCGGGGAATTACTTCATGCTGCTGAACAAACACGTGGCTCAGGTTCACCGTCTGTCGGCTTACGGAGCGAAGGCTCATGCACTGGGTCTGCCGGAGTGGGTTCTGTTCCACGAGTACAACCTCTCCGACAACAACTGCATCCGCACCGTCACACAGATCTCACCGCAGGCGTAAGTGTGTGTTAGCTCTGACTCTGATGTCATCATCAGTAATCTGGTTTTCAGATCCACGAGGATTAAAGCAGATCAGCTGCTGCtcttacattcattcattcattcattcagcagaAATAAACACTGCCATTATGAACACCCTGAACGTTATTAGAAATGTAGCAATTCTGGTGTCCAGAATGGAATACAAGCTTTACAATCAGCATTGAcgatttagtaaaaataaaaaatatatatatttttaactaatttcTTTGAggtctttccaaaaaaataaaaaaacattttcattgtttatcattttaaattgattaaaatgttcACTCTTgaaaaaaattcttgaaaatgtaaaaattgcagTAATATATGCTTCCATTctaaagtctggggtcagtaagtttttctttttttttgaagtctcttatggttgcaaaggctgcatttatttgattaaaagtaaaattaaaacagtaaaaatgtggaatattacaacttaaaataactattttctgtctgaatatattgtaaaattattcatgtgatggaaagctgtattttcagccccgctgctgtcttcagtgtcacatgatcttcagaattgctgctcaagaatgtTATTAATGCTAAAAACCATTGTGCTGCTTCAGTCATGCGTTTCATTTTTCACaacgaatagaaagttcaaaagaacgtttatttgaaatagaaatgtctttactgtcacttttgatcaatttaatgcatccttgctaaatgttTGTTTCCCTTCTGTTTCAGGTTTCTTCAAATGGCACCGCAGTATTTTTTCTGTAATCTGCCACCTAGTGAGAGTAAAGAGATCCTGCAGCAGATTCTGGACAGCGACAGGACGGGGACTGCAAGAAGAACAAAACCTCAACCGGCCGCCCCAGAAACaaagaccgagacggcagaagcTGAATCACATGACCGATGCATCATACAGTGACCTCATCGAGTCATACTTGTGTACACAGTGTTCAATTATCTTGTATTGTTACGCTTCAAAAGACACTCAAATCCTGTTTGGGTTGTTTATTTTGTGGGTCATTTCAACTGATTatgtacagaaataaatgatttcaCTGGTTTATACATTACGCCTGGGACgttaaacatctgttttctaGAACAAGAAGAGTTCAGTGTTGGCCGGTTCAGACGGACAGGTATTCGGTCATTTTATCCATGACGGCTCCCATCTTGTCCATCGGGATCACCATCACCGTGCGGAACGGTTTCATCGGTACGTCGTCGTAAGACCACTTTCCCGTCGCACAGGAGTCAGCCTCGTCCTGAACGCAGTAGCTGAACTTCAGCGTGGCTTGCTGTGAAACAAGAAAATGTGTTTAAGGTCGAGCCAAAACAACACTTTTCTGCAGATTCAGTGCTGTTATATTCAGGTTTCATATGGTCAAAATGGAGAATTAATAACGTCATGGATCTCTCTCTAGTAACGTTTAGCTCCGAAACATTTTATTAGGTAGAAACTTTCTGATTGCAATCTCtataaattatttttggtttaaagtGAACTACTGGAAAAGTCATTGAAATTCATTAGtcaaagcagggttattatagataaattaacacattaataaaataaatttatcagtaaaaaaaatattttagttagttttcaaaaaaaaaaagctaagaaaaattgcaaaacatAACTGCTgaaattttcatataaaaaaattaatataaatgcataactaaaatatacagtattttaaatatttttatttcagctagttgccaaataaaatttctaaaactgaaataaattaataaaaactatattgacatttaatttaaaaaataataataataaaaaaaagacaagatttAATTTGGAacggaaataaattatataattaaaaaaatgcaagtatAATATTTGAGCtagttttcaattaaaaaacctaatataaaaaaaaaaatcacaaaacaattgctgaagttttaaaatgaaaaaggaatatAACTTTCTAtaactaaaatatacagtatatttttttcagctagttgccaaatacaatttctaaaactcaaattaataactatattgacattttaaaaaaactaataaaagaagacaagacaaactttaaaatggaacaaaaggcaaaaattaaaaacaaaatgcaagtaTAATATTTGAGctagttttcaaacaaaaaaacctaataaaaattacaaaacaattgctgaagttttaaaattaaaaaggaatataactgtatataactaaaataatatacagtatcttttactatttttatttcagctagttgctgaaattaataaaaactatattgacatttaaaaaaatgaataaaaaaagactagACAAACTTTATAACggaacaaaaaagcaaaaattaaaaacaaaatgcaagtataatatatatttttctttttttaatttagatatatttgaaaaaaaaaattcatcactGCTTAATCACTGACAATTAAACTTCTGTGTTATTCAGTAAAAAGTGAATTTTGAGGACACACTGACTGAATGTAAGTCAGGATATGAGAAGTGAGCGTTAAACTGACCTCGTAGAAGAACTCCTCCTCGTCGTTCACAAACCGCAGCTCTTCTTTGGGTTGAGCTGCACCAGACCTGCTCTTCTTGGATGGTTTGCAGGTTTTACTGATCATCAGGCAGAACTGGCATTTACCGCTGGGTTTATTGGTCCTTTGTGCTTCCGCCATTTCTTTCCTGTGAGAGCAGACAGCATGAATACCATCAACACCTGCACTAAACTGTGCTTCTCAAACTCAGATCCATCTCAAACTAGCAAACGGAGAAATGTTTGGTTGGTTTTTTCTGGTGCAACACTTTGCTCAGTGTTTACAGGGATTGTGCACTGACCCATAATCGAGAAACGGTTACATAAGATCATAATAAATCCAGGTGATGGAATGAGCTTCAGCCTGACACAACACGATTAAGACGAGAGCAGCAGAAGAGTAACGCTGACAGACTTTAAGAAAGTGTGAAATCTGCTGGTTAATATTGtgatatgtttaatataaattcttcaacttataatttttaaaacatttgtttttcttttcaattattcTTTTAAGGAAAGACACTCCAGGTGAAGAAGTAAAGAGTAAAAAACTGAACCAATATATCACCATACTTCTCCATTTGACCGATTATCAGAcggaataaatttttttaaacatgttttctgcatttttaagtttttttatttattaaatgttatgtttaaataggCAAATGATGCTTTATCTAACTAACAGActaatttacatacatttccagcataaaaaagataattttggataaataaagccaggtttaataattttttttttattttgttgacatattttaacagattttagattttttatttttatctcttcaTAAGTCAGAAATTATCGACAGAGGATATCAACagcaaataataaacaaacaaataaataaagtcaccATGATTTTAGCATTATTgagatattataattttttaatattaatattttgaattatttttttatatcttctaTCTTTTGCTTTAATAcaaatttgttgtttatttttagtattttttttgttaatgtttatattctCTTCgttcactttttttctgtttaagttTTAGATGTTTAGTGCAAagttaactaaatgaaaaagataaatatttcctTGGCAacgagctgaaataaaatacgtttttgaatacaaaaaacaaaacaatattttctattttagtttaagtaacaaaaatttgttttagttagctgtatttatttatttatgcatttaattacagatttaaacatgatttcattGTAAGTAATTTGGCCCTCCATACTGAACAACTCATTATAAAAAGCCAAATAacccaaaatgcataaaataaaataactaacaatGTTTTTGCATGTAGTGTCTgtggccccatttacactgcatggttcaagtggcccaattccgattttttccgctcatgtggcacagatcggatatgaccggtgaccgtgtaagcaggaaaaaaccgcatggattccgattttctcagatcggattcacagcctcattcatatgtggtaataaatcggatatgaatcggatacgtgcatttggcgtgtgccatgtaagcagacaaatcggatattccccagtaaatgcgagtcgtacgtcattaaaaaaagtgGACGTGGGAACTAAGGTGGagaccaccaactgagatcacatgacttattataggcgcgatggaggaagAAGGGATACACACAGTTGAGCAATGctgaggtttcatgtcttttaagtcttggggcgaagagacagtgcaggcaaaaatgcagggtttgTTACATAAATAAATCCGtgttttgaagacatttcacgagatatggggaggcatggtttaagcgcttttttctccgccgtacgagatgttttgttgatttttttttttttttgttgacttttcaaaatattgtggaaagcaaaacactgtataattttatttgcatctgcatccattgaatttcgtgctgttttacttccttttccagGTCAGAAACCTCTacatttggtagtttcagcagtgtatactagtgtaaatgcaaaaatcggatacgggtcacttttaaaagatgatgtaagcaggtcgtcaaaaaaatcggatatagtcagaaaatcggatttgggtatcaagacctgcagtgtaaatgcagcctttgagCCCTATAGTTGCACATGCCTACATGTATTATTTCCAGACTCCCTCTGCTGGTCAGAACGCTGCACACTTACTGAAGTTGTTTGTGCATGGGGAGGGCGATCTGCGGTGGGACGTTGACGAATCTCTCGCTCAGCAGCAGCCCGACAGATTGTGCGTTACCCAGCAGCAGCTGCTCGAACCGCTCCTGAACATCCGGGGAGCTGCTCTTGGCACACTGCTCTAACAGCATGTCCTTCAGCTTCTCCAGACACTCCACACCCTGACGATCAGACGGGACACGAACAGCACTGATAATAACACACAGTCCAGAGCCGCATCTTCAGATACTCATGTGATGATTCAGAAACGGGAGTGTTATTGTCACCTGTCTCTCGGTGAGGTTCACCATGCTGATCACTCCAAACACCTCGTCCGGGTCGCCCTCGTCATCACTGTCCTCCGGTACCTCCGCTTGCTGCAGTACAACACATTAAAGATCcttaaaaactttaattacaatgataatataacaattaaggacatacacagtacaggtcaaaagtttggaaacattactatttttaatgtttttgaaagaagtttcttcttgctcatcaagcctgcatttatttgatcaaaaatacagaaaaaaaatgtaatattgtgatatattattacaatttaaaataattgtttttaaatttattatactttaaattatcattcatttctgtgatgcaaagctgaatttttaggatcattatcacatgatcctttagaaatcattctaatatcattatcaaagttggaaacagttctgctgcttaatattttttcagaacatgtgatacttttttaggatactttgatgaataaaaagtaaaaaaaaaaaaaaaaaaaaaaaaagcatgttttaaaatataaatattttgtaataacaatatacactactggtcagtaatttggggtcagtaattttttctttctttcttttttttttaaataatacaatacttttattcagcaagg
This region of Cyprinus carpio isolate SPL01 chromosome B12, ASM1834038v1, whole genome shotgun sequence genomic DNA includes:
- the LOC109057767 gene encoding putative pre-mRNA-splicing factor ATP-dependent RNA helicase DHX32; this translates as MTANSEISEGELQREEESDDLFEFGDDLELNQFDGLPYSSRYYRLLQERKTLPVWKYRHEFMTLLEKNQILIVSGTTKTGKSTQIPQWCAELCLSAQYQHGVVVCSQIQRRQAVDLALRVADEMDVNIGHEIGYSIPLETCCSDDTILRYCTDDVLLGEMMSDPMLEHYGVVVIDQAHERTVSTDVLLGLLREVLLQRPELKVVVLSAPPASETLLTHYGNVPRLHLDAPCAGEVIHSNSSSAEVFYSALRLTLEVHRSREPGDVAVFLASEQEVLCACNILTKEASRMSVSLGELKALPLCPRYSGMCPPITESPQTSRRVFVSCSQSEDLFWLVDTVTFVIDTGVEKRLVYNPRVRASSEVIRPISKCQAEIRKRLTGATGKCFCLYPEDVQLPAEIPPRILESNITSTVLYLKRMETAGIGHCDFISRPDPEGLMQALEELDYLAALDNDGNLSEMGIIMSELPLDPQMAKALLASCEFDCASEMLTIAAMLTAPSCFMEPPVGMVTEVMRCHMKLQHPEGDHFTLINIYNTFKRSQKEPYFSQEQWCEEYFLCCDALQTADAIRAQLTDILKRIELPVSEAAFGTKTNALNIKRALLAGYFMQIARDVDGSGNYFMLLNKHVAQVHRLSAYGAKAHALGLPEWVLFHEYNLSDNNCIRTVTQISPQAFLQMAPQYFFCNLPPSESKEILQQILDSDRTGTARRTKPQPAAPETKTETAEAESHDRCIIQ
- the LOC109057766 gene encoding protein BCCIP homolog; amino-acid sequence: MADKTHQFPTMWTTQNVALRELVSVSCVLYWSGMASSAKRRAIETGQNPQDSDESSDEGLEDSGDEDNENSEEEINEVIIVDFEAHTISNDFHGIKTLLQQLFLKSHVNTSDLTDIIIQQNHIGSVIRQAEVPEDSDDEGDPDEVFGVISMVNLTERQGVECLEKLKDMLLEQCAKSSSPDVQERFEQLLLGNAQSVGLLLSERFVNVPPQIALPMHKQLQKEMAEAQRTNKPSGKCQFCLMISKTCKPSKKSRSGAAQPKEELRFVNDEEEFFYEQATLKFSYCVQDEADSCATGKWSYDDVPMKPFRTVMVIPMDKMGAVMDKMTEYLSV